A section of the Chryseobacterium ginsenosidimutans genome encodes:
- a CDS encoding cob(I)yrinic acid a,c-diamide adenosyltransferase: MKIYTKTGDKGQTALYGGTRVSKASARVDSYGNIDELNSFIGISKSHIDDEEVLKQLKKIQFDLFTVGSEAATPVDKLMLANGKSRLPLIISDTEIEELEKWMDAFEDKLEPLQYFILPGGGKSATFLHAARTICRRAERSLVFLNESEEVRPELIKYLNRLSDYLFVLARYISKINNEQEEYWNPNER; encoded by the coding sequence ATGAAAATTTATACAAAAACAGGAGATAAAGGTCAAACTGCATTGTACGGAGGAACGAGGGTTTCAAAAGCAAGTGCAAGAGTTGACAGTTACGGAAATATAGACGAACTCAATTCATTCATCGGGATTTCAAAAAGTCATATTGACGATGAAGAAGTACTGAAACAATTAAAGAAAATTCAGTTTGATTTGTTCACAGTGGGTTCAGAAGCCGCAACTCCTGTTGATAAATTGATGCTGGCGAACGGGAAATCTCGCCTTCCTCTCATTATTTCTGATACTGAAATTGAGGAACTGGAAAAATGGATGGATGCTTTTGAAGATAAATTAGAACCGCTTCAGTATTTTATTCTTCCCGGAGGTGGAAAATCGGCTACATTTTTACACGCAGCACGAACCATCTGCAGAAGGGCGGAACGATCTTTGGTTTTCTTAAATGAATCAGAAGAAGTTCGTCCCGAATTGATCAAATATTTAAACAGACTTTCAGATTATCTGTTTGTGCTGGCAAGATATATTTCAAAAATCAACAACGAACAGGAAGAATACTGGAATCCTAATGAAAGATAA
- a CDS encoding tetratricopeptide repeat protein, which translates to MKKIFILSLLFSNMVFSQKSTVFFDQGNEFISENKFSEAENVFRKGLKEDPDNLILKSQLALALLSQDKNDDAEIVIGEILSKKPDFIAALWYGGINNFNKKEPDYRKAISYFEKAYDLIDINSPQYFGVNYYIARSYRKLLYREGLTYNEVDRMLETYKKYVELQPDAEDTNDAKNFIKRVEEKRPGKNVGKWIITSQQNVEELLKKTNK; encoded by the coding sequence GTGAAAAAAATCTTTATTCTATCACTATTATTTTCTAATATGGTTTTTTCACAGAAGAGTACTGTGTTTTTCGATCAGGGAAATGAATTTATTTCAGAGAACAAATTTTCTGAAGCGGAAAATGTTTTCCGCAAAGGATTAAAAGAAGATCCGGACAATCTGATTTTAAAATCACAATTGGCATTGGCGCTTCTCAGTCAGGATAAAAATGATGATGCAGAAATTGTTATTGGTGAAATATTATCTAAAAAGCCCGATTTTATAGCCGCTCTCTGGTATGGCGGAATTAATAATTTCAATAAAAAAGAACCCGATTACCGAAAAGCAATTTCCTATTTTGAGAAAGCTTACGATCTGATTGATATAAATTCACCACAATATTTCGGAGTGAATTATTATATCGCAAGATCTTACCGAAAGTTGCTGTATCGGGAAGGGCTTACTTATAATGAAGTCGACAGAATGCTGGAAACGTATAAAAAATATGTAGAATTACAACCGGATGCAGAAGATACAAATGATGCAAAGAATTTCATAAAAAGAGTGGAAGAGAAAAGACCTGGCAAAAATGTAGGAAAATGGATCATCACATCCCAACAAAATGTTGAAGAGTTGCTAAAGAAAACGAATAAATGA